One window of Mesorhizobium sp. WSM4904 genomic DNA carries:
- a CDS encoding 3-hydroxyacyl-CoA dehydrogenase NAD-binding domain-containing protein — protein MSNFVSVANENGVAVVTIDNPPVNALSFNVRKPLYEALIALRDDPVAKAIVIACAGRTFVAGADITEFGKPVEQPELRAIIALLETIAKPTIAAIHGTALGGGLELALGCHFRVADRGARLGLPEVKLGLLPGGGGTVRLPRLVGAAKALDMIVSGAPIPAGEAEAAGLVDAVFDDDLLAQTVRFAGEMADRSEPLVPVRDRNGRLAEADLAFFDAQAAALAKKARGLDALLACAEAVRNAITLPFDEALAAERQLFAKLVSGDQSRAQRHLFFAEREAAKVPGKDLQKRGIARVGIVGAGTMGGGIAMAFANGGFPVTLLETSAEALWRGLATIEKNYAVSVGRGSLSEEAKQQRLDLFRGSTDYADLGDCDLIIEAVFEDMAVKKEVFGRLDTVAKPGAILATNTSYLDVNAIAASTSRPQDVLGMHFFSPANVMKLLEIVRAEKTAPDALATVADLARRIGKVAVVVGVCHGFVGNRMLAARGAENEVLLLEGATPGQVDKAFTDFGWPMGPFQMGDLAGLDIGWRNRKARGQTAAIADTLCEQGRFGQKTGRGWFRYDGGSREPIGDPDVEALIRAKAADRGIAPRAIGAEEIIERTLYPLVNEGAKILEEGIAARASDIDVVWVNGYGFPVGKGGPMFWAGLEGAAKIVERLEHRHAKTGRAIFEPAPLLRRFAETGRWEVGDAR, from the coding sequence TTGTCCAATTTCGTCAGCGTTGCAAACGAGAACGGCGTCGCCGTGGTGACGATCGACAATCCGCCGGTCAATGCGCTGAGTTTTAACGTCCGCAAGCCGCTTTACGAGGCGCTCATCGCGCTGCGCGACGACCCCGTCGCCAAGGCCATCGTCATCGCCTGCGCCGGACGCACCTTTGTCGCCGGGGCCGATATCACCGAATTCGGCAAGCCGGTCGAGCAGCCGGAGCTGCGCGCCATCATCGCTTTGCTGGAGACGATCGCCAAGCCGACCATAGCCGCGATCCACGGCACGGCGCTGGGCGGTGGGCTGGAACTGGCGCTCGGGTGCCATTTCCGCGTCGCCGACCGAGGCGCCAGGCTCGGCCTGCCGGAAGTGAAGCTCGGCCTGCTGCCGGGTGGCGGCGGCACCGTGCGCCTGCCGCGCCTGGTAGGCGCGGCAAAAGCGCTCGACATGATCGTTTCGGGTGCGCCGATTCCAGCCGGCGAAGCAGAGGCGGCGGGTCTCGTCGACGCCGTTTTCGACGATGATCTGCTGGCGCAGACAGTTCGTTTCGCTGGCGAAATGGCTGATCGAAGTGAACCGCTGGTGCCGGTCCGCGATCGCAATGGCCGCCTTGCCGAAGCCGATCTTGCTTTCTTCGACGCGCAGGCGGCGGCCCTCGCCAAGAAGGCGCGCGGGCTCGACGCGCTGCTTGCCTGCGCCGAGGCGGTGCGCAATGCGATCACCTTGCCTTTCGACGAAGCGCTGGCCGCGGAGCGGCAGCTCTTTGCAAAACTTGTTTCAGGCGACCAGTCGCGGGCGCAGCGGCATCTGTTCTTCGCCGAGCGCGAGGCGGCGAAGGTGCCCGGCAAGGATCTGCAAAAGCGCGGGATTGCCCGCGTCGGCATCGTCGGCGCCGGCACGATGGGCGGCGGCATCGCCATGGCCTTCGCCAATGGCGGTTTTCCGGTGACCTTGCTGGAGACGAGCGCGGAGGCGCTGTGGCGCGGGCTGGCGACGATCGAGAAGAACTACGCTGTCTCGGTCGGCCGCGGTTCGCTGAGCGAAGAAGCGAAACAGCAGCGGCTCGACCTGTTCAGGGGCAGCACCGACTACGCCGACCTTGGCGACTGCGATCTGATCATCGAGGCCGTGTTCGAGGACATGGCGGTGAAGAAGGAGGTGTTCGGCAGGCTCGACACGGTCGCCAAGCCCGGCGCCATCCTTGCAACCAACACCTCTTATCTCGACGTCAACGCAATCGCCGCCTCGACGTCGCGGCCGCAAGACGTGCTCGGCATGCATTTCTTCTCGCCGGCCAATGTCATGAAGCTGCTGGAGATCGTGCGGGCCGAAAAGACGGCGCCCGACGCACTGGCAACCGTTGCCGATCTGGCGCGACGCATCGGCAAGGTGGCGGTGGTCGTCGGCGTCTGCCACGGTTTCGTCGGCAATCGCATGCTGGCCGCGCGCGGCGCCGAGAACGAGGTCCTGCTGCTCGAAGGCGCGACACCCGGCCAGGTCGACAAGGCCTTCACCGATTTCGGCTGGCCGATGGGACCGTTCCAGATGGGCGACCTTGCCGGCCTCGACATCGGCTGGCGCAACCGCAAGGCGCGCGGCCAAACGGCGGCGATCGCCGATACGCTGTGCGAGCAGGGCCGCTTCGGCCAGAAGACCGGGCGCGGCTGGTTCCGCTATGACGGCGGCTCGCGGGAGCCGATTGGGGATCCGGACGTCGAGGCGCTGATCCGCGCCAAGGCGGCCGACCGCGGTATCGCGCCGCGCGCCATCGGCGCGGAGGAGATCATCGAGCGCACGCTCTATCCGCTGGTCAACGAGGGGGCGAAAATCCTGGAAGAAGGCATCGCCGCGCGGGCATCCGACATCGATGTCGTCTGGGTCAATGGCTATGGCTTCCCGGTCGGCAAGGGCGGGCCGATGTTCTGGGCCGGGCTCGAAGGGGCGGCAAAGATCGTCGAGCGGCTGGAGCATCGGCATGCAAAGACAGGCCGGGCGATTTTCGAGCCGGCGCCGCTGTTGAGGCGGTTTGCGGAGACGGGGCGCTGGGAAGTGGGCGATGCTCGATAA
- a CDS encoding TetR/AcrR family transcriptional regulator, with amino-acid sequence MAVATVPQPRAPQQRRGRDRVAALMASATELFVEKGFDATTMSEIAAKAGAAIGTLYLFFPTKQAMAQAILMAQAEELSRQLDALREQSEGMHAATIADQLFGLLGTFMATHPVYSALLDLPGDDHWRRAMRARRRGQIAALFAQAYPPLPAGQAERLAVIVPQLMRIPLALIGEKPLRDGVLDELRLMLNRHLEAGEG; translated from the coding sequence ATGGCTGTTGCGACAGTGCCGCAGCCACGCGCGCCGCAGCAAAGAAGAGGCCGTGATCGTGTTGCCGCCCTGATGGCGAGCGCGACGGAGCTGTTCGTCGAGAAGGGCTTCGACGCCACGACGATGAGCGAGATCGCCGCCAAGGCGGGTGCCGCCATCGGCACGCTCTATCTGTTCTTCCCGACCAAACAGGCGATGGCGCAGGCGATCCTGATGGCGCAGGCGGAAGAGCTTTCGAGGCAGCTCGATGCGCTGCGCGAACAAAGCGAAGGGATGCATGCGGCGACGATCGCCGACCAGCTGTTTGGACTGCTGGGCACCTTCATGGCCACGCATCCGGTCTATTCGGCATTGCTCGACCTGCCGGGCGACGATCACTGGCGCCGCGCCATGCGCGCTCGTCGCCGCGGCCAGATCGCCGCGTTGTTTGCGCAGGCTTATCCGCCTTTGCCGGCGGGACAGGCCGAGCGGCTGGCGGTGATCGTGCCGCAACTGATGCGCATCCCGTTGGCGCTGATCGGCGAGAAACCCCTGCGCGACGGCGTGCTGGACGAGCTGCGGCTGATGCTGAACAGGCATCTGGAGGCAGGCGAGGGGTGA
- a CDS encoding response regulator transcription factor → MLVMIAENDGLHRTFARRTVEQLWPGDVEVIEAGDGEDAINLAAERQPPHVVLDLQLPKATGIEVARAIWSRRAGTHILFWSNFADEAYVRGVARIVPPGSVYGYVLKSATEEGMRSALRGVFREGHCIIDREIRGIQHRVQDRFEGITDGEYESLIDIALGLTDRAIAARRGLSIRGAQSRIKHVYDKLGIVPPEEGAGEASVFNSRTRAIYLAMARGLINIDALRREQEQLDAWLAQATPLQDH, encoded by the coding sequence ATGTTGGTGATGATCGCGGAAAACGACGGCCTGCACCGCACCTTCGCGCGGCGCACCGTCGAGCAATTGTGGCCGGGCGACGTCGAGGTGATCGAGGCCGGCGACGGCGAGGACGCCATCAACCTGGCGGCCGAGCGGCAGCCGCCGCATGTCGTGCTCGACCTGCAGCTGCCCAAGGCGACAGGCATCGAGGTGGCTCGTGCCATCTGGAGCCGGCGCGCCGGCACGCATATCCTGTTCTGGTCGAATTTCGCCGACGAGGCCTATGTGCGGGGCGTGGCGCGCATCGTGCCGCCGGGATCGGTCTATGGCTATGTGCTGAAATCGGCTACCGAAGAAGGCATGCGCTCGGCGCTGCGCGGCGTGTTTCGAGAGGGACACTGCATCATCGACCGCGAGATCCGCGGCATCCAGCATCGCGTCCAGGACCGGTTCGAAGGTATCACCGACGGCGAGTATGAAAGCCTGATCGACATCGCGCTCGGCCTCACCGACCGGGCGATCGCGGCCCGGCGCGGGCTGTCGATCCGCGGCGCGCAGAGCCGTATCAAGCATGTCTACGACAAGCTCGGCATCGTGCCGCCGGAGGAGGGCGCGGGCGAAGCGTCGGTCTTCAATTCGCGCACCCGCGCGATCTATCTCGCCATGGCGCGCGGCCTGATCAACATCGACGCGCTGCGGCGCGAACAGGAGCAGCTCGACGCTTGGCTCGCGCAGGCGACGCCGCTGCAGGATCACTGA
- a CDS encoding GAF domain-containing protein — MSEVSPQLIDRLLAISRALAGHIDPGSAFRATAIEIGTLIPHDHIDLAVLSLDGRMHACYEAGFHTSWSDLAQHPVEGSPIRRVLRGETPYLLSDNALVDDRFHFEGAFDGPIFAAKLRSRIIVPLRARGSVVGALNISRHEAGCYTQADVDVAQQCADLIAPYIFALIQTEEARRAMLAESEARNRAELLRVGASQLTAGMERERRRMAMDLHDQTLADLARIARQVSAFRSRGVARTAQLADLEQEVAGCLAELRHIVDDMRPSVLELFGLRDAVEAHLNRSVARAKPPIAVRIADTSDGSADGLSETLRTALYRIVQEAINNAVRHAGPSRIEVQLASTATTFSVTVTDDGHGCGAVDPAAQGGIGHMHTRAALVGARLRFEPASRKGGTRVVIEIDRETAVSKVSARGAAANQGKPVAEAF; from the coding sequence CTCATCCCGCACGACCATATCGATCTGGCGGTGCTGTCGCTGGATGGGCGCATGCATGCCTGCTACGAGGCCGGTTTCCATACCAGCTGGAGCGATCTGGCGCAGCATCCGGTCGAGGGCAGCCCGATCCGTCGCGTGCTGCGGGGCGAGACGCCTTATCTGTTGTCCGACAATGCGCTTGTCGACGACCGCTTCCACTTCGAGGGCGCCTTCGACGGGCCGATCTTCGCCGCCAAGCTGCGCAGCCGCATCATCGTGCCGCTCAGGGCACGCGGCAGCGTGGTCGGCGCGCTCAATATCAGCCGGCACGAGGCCGGCTGCTACACGCAGGCGGACGTCGACGTCGCCCAGCAATGCGCCGATCTCATCGCGCCCTATATCTTCGCGCTGATCCAGACCGAGGAAGCGCGCCGCGCCATGCTCGCCGAAAGCGAGGCGCGCAACCGGGCGGAGCTGCTCAGGGTCGGCGCCTCGCAACTGACCGCCGGCATGGAGCGCGAGCGCCGCCGCATGGCCATGGACCTGCACGACCAGACGCTCGCCGACCTCGCCCGCATCGCGCGCCAGGTCTCGGCCTTCCGCAGCCGCGGTGTGGCGCGCACGGCCCAGCTTGCCGATCTCGAGCAGGAGGTCGCGGGCTGCCTGGCGGAGCTGCGCCATATCGTCGACGACATGCGGCCGAGCGTGCTCGAACTGTTCGGCCTGCGCGACGCGGTCGAGGCGCATCTCAACCGCAGCGTCGCCAGGGCCAAGCCGCCAATCGCGGTGCGCATCGCCGACACCAGCGACGGCAGCGCCGACGGCCTGTCGGAAACGCTGCGGACGGCGCTCTATCGGATCGTGCAGGAAGCCATCAACAACGCGGTGCGCCATGCCGGACCGAGCCGCATCGAGGTGCAGCTGGCTTCGACGGCAACCACGTTCAGCGTGACCGTCACCGATGACGGGCATGGCTGCGGCGCGGTCGATCCTGCCGCCCAAGGCGGCATCGGCCACATGCATACGCGGGCGGCACTTGTCGGGGCGCGGTTGCGTTTCGAGCCGGCCAGCCGCAAGGGCGGCACGCGGGTCGTCATCGAGATCGACCGCGAGACCGCGGTGAGCAAGGTTTCGGCGCGCGGCGCCGCGGCGAACCAGGGTAAGCCGGTGGCGGAGGCGTTCTGA
- a CDS encoding ABC transporter permease — MTAIAPGTLPKSSPRGSAARARLLRGLLPALSLALVLLAIAWLNPRAISYFGFNLMLNLAIPIALATIAQMFVIAGNELDLSIGTFVGFVGCVTATWLRDAPLIGVVVLLGSIAVYALLGALIRLRNLPSIVVTLGMSFVWQGLAILILPKPGGKAPDWLLAVMSFKPPYIPFPILAALIIAAVVHFGLMRTSYGVILRGSGGNAAALRRAGWSLLRTKIVLFALTGLFGALSGMALIGITTSADANIGNGYTLLSIAGVILGGGEFVGGRVSPIGAVIGALTLALAASPLLTFMHIPPDWQVAANGAILIIVLAARVLISRRER; from the coding sequence ATGACGGCGATCGCTCCCGGCACGCTCCCGAAATCCTCACCGCGCGGCAGCGCAGCTAGGGCGCGCCTGCTGCGCGGCCTGTTGCCGGCGCTGTCATTGGCGCTGGTGCTGCTCGCCATCGCCTGGCTCAACCCGCGCGCCATCAGCTATTTCGGCTTCAACCTGATGCTCAACCTGGCGATCCCGATCGCGCTGGCGACGATCGCGCAGATGTTCGTCATCGCCGGCAACGAGCTCGACCTGTCGATCGGCACCTTCGTCGGCTTCGTCGGCTGCGTCACGGCGACCTGGCTCAGGGATGCGCCACTCATCGGCGTCGTTGTGCTTCTCGGCTCGATCGCCGTCTATGCGCTGCTCGGCGCGCTGATCCGTCTGCGCAACCTGCCCTCGATCGTGGTGACGCTCGGCATGAGCTTCGTCTGGCAGGGGCTCGCCATCCTCATCCTGCCGAAGCCCGGCGGCAAGGCACCGGACTGGCTGCTGGCGGTCATGTCCTTCAAGCCGCCTTACATCCCCTTCCCGATCCTGGCGGCGCTGATCATCGCCGCGGTCGTGCATTTCGGCCTGATGCGCACCTCCTATGGCGTGATCCTGCGCGGCTCCGGCGGCAACGCCGCGGCGCTGAGGCGCGCCGGCTGGTCGCTGCTCAGAACCAAGATCGTGCTCTTCGCGCTGACCGGCCTGTTCGGGGCGCTGTCGGGGATGGCGCTGATCGGCATCACCACCTCGGCCGACGCCAATATCGGCAACGGCTATACGCTGCTGTCGATCGCCGGCGTCATTCTGGGAGGCGGCGAGTTCGTCGGCGGGCGCGTGTCGCCGATCGGCGCGGTCATCGGCGCGCTGACGCTGGCGCTGGCCGCCTCGCCGCTCCTGACCTTCATGCATATCCCGCCCGACTGGCAGGTCGCCGCCAATGGCGCGATCCTGATCATCGTGCTGGCGGCGCGGGTGCTGATCAGCCGCAGGGAGAGGTAA
- a CDS encoding SMP-30/gluconolactonase/LRE family protein, translating into MSIQARARHSGFDDVVGNAAMERLATGYGFIEGPVWHPYEKWLVFSDIPQSRMYRLGTSGEIELFRNPSHMGNGNTLDRQGRLVTCEHATSRVTRAEPNGATTVLATHYLDKQLNSPNDIVVATGGSIYFTDPTYGRAEFYGVPRPQDLAHQGVYRIDGDGARLTLLADDFAQPNGLCFSLDESRLFVNDTERGHIRVFGVEANGDLNGGAVWAVTEGDGPGAPDGMKIDSRGNLYCTGPGGIHVFDASGDLLGVIPTPEDCANFTFGDDDLRSLYITASTSLYRLRVRVPGLRLF; encoded by the coding sequence ATGTCGATCCAGGCGCGCGCCCGCCATTCCGGCTTTGACGACGTCGTCGGCAACGCGGCGATGGAGCGGCTGGCTACCGGATACGGCTTCATCGAGGGGCCGGTGTGGCATCCCTACGAGAAATGGCTGGTCTTTTCCGACATTCCGCAAAGCCGCATGTATCGCCTCGGCACGTCGGGCGAGATCGAGCTGTTCCGCAATCCGAGCCACATGGGCAACGGCAACACGCTCGACCGGCAGGGACGGCTGGTGACCTGCGAGCACGCGACCAGCCGTGTCACCCGCGCCGAACCGAACGGCGCGACGACGGTGCTCGCCACCCATTACCTGGACAAGCAGCTCAACAGCCCGAACGACATTGTGGTGGCCACTGGGGGATCGATCTATTTCACCGATCCGACTTACGGCCGGGCGGAGTTCTATGGCGTGCCGAGACCGCAGGATTTGGCCCACCAGGGTGTCTACCGCATCGACGGCGACGGCGCGCGTCTGACGCTGCTGGCCGACGATTTCGCGCAGCCTAACGGCCTCTGCTTCTCGCTCGATGAATCGCGGCTCTTCGTCAACGATACCGAGCGCGGCCACATCAGGGTGTTCGGCGTGGAAGCCAATGGCGACCTCAATGGCGGCGCGGTGTGGGCGGTGACGGAAGGGGACGGGCCGGGCGCGCCGGACGGGATGAAGATCGACAGCCGGGGCAATCTCTATTGCACCGGCCCCGGCGGCATCCATGTCTTCGATGCGTCCGGCGATCTTCTCGGCGTCATTCCAACGCCTGAAGACTGTGCGAACTTCACCTTCGGTGACGACGACCTGAGGAGCCTCTACATCACCGCTTCGACGTCGCTCTACCGGCTGAGGGTGCGCGTGCCGGGACTGAGGCTTTTTTGA
- a CDS encoding 4-oxalocrotonate tautomerase family protein: protein MPFVSIRILEGHSQKRKNEISRRVTEAISEVAELPKEAIWVVIEDVPGSDWFVAGKPVREPKSP from the coding sequence ATGCCGTTCGTCAGCATACGGATACTTGAGGGTCATTCGCAAAAGCGCAAGAACGAGATCTCGCGCCGCGTCACCGAAGCGATCAGCGAGGTCGCCGAGCTGCCCAAGGAAGCGATCTGGGTGGTGATCGAGGATGTGCCGGGCAGCGACTGGTTCGTCGCCGGCAAGCCGGTGCGGGAACCCAAGAGCCCGTGA
- a CDS encoding sugar ABC transporter ATP-binding protein has product MLQAIADIVRLDGAEKHFGAVRALNGVDFHVGAGECVGLVGHNGAGKSTLMHMVAGTLRPDGGQIAVRGNQETSYSVARALELGIRCVFQELSLCPNLSVAENTRINHPSLAGLGWRRKAAALIQAKLDEIFPGHGISADDIAGDLSIGRRQMVEVARAFTLTREPLHLVILDEPTSSLDAHTAGQLLSFVRRFVAAGGSCILISHVLGEVLQNADRIVVMRDGKVVAADAASAFDRDKLVAAMGGAEGHQKAAAETRKTEAGALRVRARPARQQDGKELVARAGEIIGLAGLAGHGQTDLLLAIFAAASRARAGIEVTAPMALVAGDRQSDGIFAQWSIAQNIGIRSLQRLRNGLLISPQREAELAEFWKRKIGIRTPDMNNNIYSLSGGNQQKALFARALGSDAEIVLMDDPMRGVDIGTKLEVYDLVREEAGKGRTFLWYTTETEELDNCDHVYVFKNGRIVANLGRDELTEEKIIQSSFGDAA; this is encoded by the coding sequence ATGCTTCAGGCTATTGCAGATATCGTCAGGCTGGACGGCGCCGAGAAACATTTCGGCGCCGTCCGCGCCCTCAACGGCGTCGACTTCCATGTCGGCGCCGGCGAATGCGTCGGGCTCGTCGGTCATAACGGCGCCGGCAAGTCGACGCTGATGCATATGGTGGCGGGCACGCTGCGGCCCGATGGCGGGCAGATCGCCGTGCGCGGCAATCAGGAAACGAGCTATTCCGTGGCGCGCGCGCTCGAGCTCGGCATACGCTGCGTCTTCCAGGAGCTGTCGCTCTGCCCCAATCTCAGCGTCGCCGAGAACACCCGCATCAACCATCCCTCGCTCGCCGGCCTCGGCTGGCGGCGCAAGGCCGCCGCTCTGATCCAGGCCAAACTCGACGAGATCTTTCCGGGCCACGGCATCTCGGCGGACGACATTGCCGGCGACCTCTCGATCGGGCGGCGGCAGATGGTCGAGGTGGCGCGCGCCTTCACGCTGACCCGCGAGCCGCTGCATCTGGTCATCCTCGACGAGCCGACCTCGTCGCTCGATGCGCATACGGCGGGGCAGTTGCTATCCTTCGTGCGCCGCTTCGTCGCCGCGGGCGGCAGCTGCATCCTGATCTCGCATGTGCTGGGCGAAGTGTTGCAGAACGCCGACCGCATCGTCGTGATGCGCGACGGCAAGGTCGTCGCCGCCGATGCCGCAAGCGCGTTCGACCGCGACAAGCTGGTCGCCGCCATGGGCGGCGCCGAGGGACATCAGAAGGCCGCCGCCGAGACCCGCAAGACCGAGGCCGGCGCGCTCAGGGTGCGGGCGCGCCCGGCGCGGCAGCAGGACGGCAAGGAACTTGTCGCCCGCGCGGGCGAGATCATCGGCCTTGCCGGTCTAGCCGGTCATGGCCAGACCGACCTGCTGCTCGCGATCTTCGCGGCGGCTTCACGCGCCAGAGCCGGCATCGAGGTGACCGCCCCGATGGCGCTGGTCGCCGGCGACCGCCAGTCGGACGGCATTTTTGCGCAATGGTCGATCGCGCAGAACATCGGCATCCGTTCGCTTCAGCGCCTGCGCAACGGCTTGTTGATCTCGCCGCAGCGCGAGGCCGAGCTGGCCGAGTTCTGGAAGAGGAAGATCGGCATCCGCACGCCGGACATGAACAACAACATCTATTCGCTGTCGGGCGGCAACCAGCAGAAGGCGCTGTTTGCCCGCGCGCTGGGCTCCGACGCCGAGATCGTGCTGATGGACGATCCGATGCGCGGCGTCGACATCGGCACCAAGCTCGAGGTCTACGACCTCGTGCGCGAGGAGGCCGGCAAGGGCCGCACCTTCCTCTGGTACACGACCGAAACCGAAGAGCTCGACAATTGCGACCACGTCTATGTCTTCAAGAACGGGCGGATCGTGGCCAATCTCGGCCGCGACGAGCTGACGGAGGAAAAGATCATCCAGTCCTCGTTCGGCGACGCGGCCTGA
- a CDS encoding ABC transporter substrate-binding protein: MKKLLVLSALAAMLASGTALADTSGKKIAFSNNYAGNSWRQAMLDSYGIVTKKAVDDKVVAAADVFTTADKEVPTQAAQVQNLILQGYDAIVINAASPDALNGAIKQACDAGIIVVSFDGIVTEPCAYRVVVDFKDMGKQEVEQMAKFQPKGGNLLEIRGLAGTSIDDAIHAGILEGVAAHPEFKIVGSVTGDWDQTTAQKAVATILPSLPDVVGIVDQGGDGYGAAQAFAAANKPRPTIIMGNRQDELKWWKEQKEKDGYKTWSASIAPGVSTLAFWVAQQVLDGRKDIPHDLLVPYLAFTQDDFEAALPKIKEGGVATHEYTQEEAVAAIKANIKQ, translated from the coding sequence ATGAAGAAACTACTGGTCCTGAGCGCCCTTGCAGCCATGCTCGCCTCGGGCACGGCGCTTGCCGACACGAGCGGCAAGAAGATCGCCTTCTCCAACAATTACGCCGGCAATTCGTGGCGCCAGGCGATGCTCGACAGCTACGGCATCGTCACCAAGAAGGCGGTCGACGACAAGGTGGTGGCGGCGGCGGACGTCTTCACCACCGCCGACAAGGAGGTGCCGACCCAGGCCGCTCAGGTGCAGAACCTGATCCTGCAGGGCTATGACGCCATCGTCATCAACGCCGCTTCGCCCGATGCGCTCAACGGCGCCATCAAGCAGGCCTGCGACGCCGGCATCATCGTCGTCTCCTTCGACGGCATCGTCACCGAGCCCTGCGCCTACCGCGTCGTCGTCGACTTCAAGGACATGGGCAAGCAGGAAGTCGAGCAGATGGCAAAGTTCCAGCCCAAGGGCGGCAATCTGCTGGAGATCCGCGGCCTGGCCGGCACCTCGATCGACGATGCCATCCATGCGGGCATCCTCGAAGGCGTCGCCGCCCATCCCGAGTTCAAGATCGTCGGCTCGGTCACCGGCGACTGGGACCAGACCACGGCGCAGAAGGCGGTGGCGACCATCCTGCCGTCGCTCCCTGACGTCGTCGGCATCGTCGACCAGGGCGGCGACGGTTACGGCGCGGCGCAAGCCTTCGCCGCCGCCAACAAGCCGCGCCCGACCATCATCATGGGCAACCGCCAGGACGAGCTGAAATGGTGGAAGGAGCAGAAGGAGAAGGACGGCTACAAGACCTGGTCGGCCTCGATCGCGCCCGGCGTGTCGACGCTCGCCTTCTGGGTGGCGCAGCAGGTGCTCGACGGACGCAAGGACATTCCGCACGATCTCCTGGTGCCCTATCTCGCCTTCACCCAGGACGATTTCGAGGCCGCACTGCCGAAGATCAAGGAAGGCGGCGTCGCCACCCACGAATACACGCAGGAAGAAGCCGTCGCGGCCATCAAGGCCAATATCAAGCAATAG
- a CDS encoding ABC transporter permease, which yields MASLRMLLEKPWLWSFVGAFVVWVATVAFTGGYGAGGMVTAALSLAVFTVIVGVGQMFVITLGPGNVDLSLPANIGLASAVAMKVMGGSDSMIVVGLLAALACGAAIGAINYLLIWALRIPPIIATLSASFIIQSVDISYGRGLQIKPPPGFADFTNWQVLGIPVLAMLTVLFTVGAALALQRMIYGRSVLAIGQNIRAAWLAGVDVGRIRFLTYTLCGALGGIDGALLAGYFRGANVDIGNEYLLASIAVVVIGGTSVAGGKANVPGVWGAGLFLVLLLTMLNTFGVSAGVRLVLTGLIIVGVITAAGGEKAVR from the coding sequence ATGGCATCGCTGCGCATGCTGCTCGAAAAACCCTGGCTCTGGTCCTTTGTCGGCGCTTTCGTGGTGTGGGTGGCGACCGTTGCCTTCACCGGCGGCTACGGCGCCGGCGGCATGGTCACGGCGGCGCTTTCGCTGGCCGTCTTCACCGTCATCGTCGGCGTCGGCCAGATGTTCGTCATCACGCTGGGGCCCGGCAATGTCGACCTGTCGCTGCCGGCCAATATCGGATTGGCGAGCGCGGTCGCGATGAAGGTGATGGGCGGCAGCGATTCCATGATCGTCGTCGGGCTGCTTGCGGCGCTCGCCTGCGGCGCGGCCATCGGCGCCATCAACTATCTGCTGATCTGGGCGCTGCGCATCCCGCCGATCATCGCGACGCTGTCGGCGAGCTTCATCATCCAGTCGGTCGACATCAGCTACGGCCGCGGCCTGCAGATCAAGCCGCCGCCGGGCTTCGCCGATTTCACCAACTGGCAAGTCCTTGGCATTCCGGTGCTGGCGATGCTGACGGTGCTGTTCACCGTCGGCGCGGCACTCGCGCTGCAGCGCATGATCTATGGCCGCTCGGTGCTGGCGATCGGCCAGAACATCCGCGCCGCCTGGCTGGCAGGTGTCGATGTCGGCCGCATCCGCTTTCTCACCTACACGCTGTGCGGGGCGCTGGGCGGCATCGACGGGGCGCTGCTCGCCGGCTATTTCCGCGGCGCCAACGTCGATATCGGCAACGAATATCTGCTCGCCTCGATCGCCGTCGTCGTCATCGGCGGCACGTCGGTCGCCGGCGGCAAGGCCAATGTGCCGGGCGTCTGGGGCGCCGGCCTGTTCCTGGTGCTGCTCTTGACCATGCTCAACACCTTCGGCGTCAGCGCCGGCGTGCGCCTGGTGCTGACCGGGCTGATCATCGTCGGCGTGATCACGGCGGCGGGCGGCGAGAAAGCCGTGCGCTAG